In a single window of the Dethiosulfovibrio faecalis genome:
- a CDS encoding complex I subunit 5 family protein produces MSPVWAILAPLCAGFLLPLLSIFRKKAVPAFTVSIGAVSSLVSLFVAMSGWSGLSITLGGWGPELGISLVVDRISGAFLTLGAIGFPLSLAVSTEHFGLSPWRFYVIFFLSWASVNGILLTGDLFNLFVFFEIFSVAAYLMVSYPPRFWRAVEASLKYLILGTVGALFLLLGIAYSFMATGQLNMAALSLLLLSVPSATLTVIAGCIFTGLFVKSGTVPTHFWLPDAHSSAQTSVSALLSGVLVKVSLYGMIRLSYLLFMDAGIGIMPVMMAFGTLSVILGHLMAFQQEDVKRLLAYSTVAQVGTILVGIGCGSALGMSAAILHSFVHMASKMGLFLVAGVLVEDRGTRKITEMRGLFFHRPLFVLLFCFLAASLAGIPPFSGFFSKWYLLRAISEAGYIVPSVALVGGTVVSAAYYLRIARAFFSFSDEPPAHRRPHPVTFRAVLFLSILCLALAVIPLIPWFRDFLGDIGIYGMSGDLYRNVVSP; encoded by the coding sequence ATGAGCCCGGTATGGGCCATTCTGGCGCCTCTTTGTGCCGGTTTTCTGCTCCCTTTGCTTTCCATCTTCAGGAAAAAGGCGGTTCCGGCCTTTACCGTCTCCATAGGGGCGGTTTCATCCCTGGTGTCTTTGTTCGTGGCCATGTCGGGCTGGAGCGGGCTGTCCATCACGTTGGGAGGATGGGGGCCAGAGCTCGGGATATCCCTGGTGGTGGATCGGATCTCCGGGGCTTTTCTGACCTTGGGCGCCATCGGTTTCCCTCTCTCTCTGGCGGTCTCTACCGAGCATTTTGGTCTCTCCCCCTGGCGTTTCTACGTGATCTTCTTCCTCTCCTGGGCGTCGGTAAATGGCATCCTGCTGACAGGGGATCTCTTCAATCTCTTCGTCTTCTTCGAGATATTCTCCGTCGCCGCCTACCTTATGGTCTCCTACCCTCCCAGATTCTGGCGAGCGGTGGAGGCCAGTCTGAAATATCTTATTCTCGGAACGGTGGGAGCTCTTTTTTTGCTTTTGGGCATAGCCTACTCGTTCATGGCTACGGGGCAACTGAATATGGCGGCCCTATCCTTGCTACTTCTTTCTGTGCCGTCGGCTACCTTGACCGTCATAGCGGGATGTATCTTTACGGGGCTGTTCGTGAAGAGTGGAACTGTGCCGACCCATTTCTGGCTTCCCGATGCCCATTCGTCCGCTCAGACCTCGGTGAGCGCGCTTCTCTCCGGGGTGCTGGTGAAGGTGTCTCTCTACGGGATGATCCGGCTGTCCTATCTGCTGTTTATGGATGCCGGCATAGGTATTATGCCTGTCATGATGGCGTTCGGAACTCTGTCGGTTATTTTGGGGCATCTGATGGCCTTCCAACAGGAGGACGTCAAACGTCTATTGGCCTATTCTACCGTCGCCCAGGTAGGTACCATATTGGTAGGCATCGGGTGTGGTTCGGCACTGGGGATGAGTGCTGCGATCCTTCACAGCTTCGTCCATATGGCCTCGAAGATGGGGCTTTTCCTGGTGGCTGGAGTTTTAGTGGAGGATAGAGGAACCAGAAAAATAACCGAGATGAGAGGGCTTTTCTTCCATAGGCCTCTGTTCGTGCTGCTCTTCTGTTTTCTCGCAGCTTCCCTGGCGGGAATTCCTCCTTTCAGCGGCTTTTTCAGCAAGTGGTACCTGCTGAGGGCGATCTCGGAGGCGGGATACATAGTTCCTTCCGTGGCTTTGGTAGGAGGCACTGTCGTCTCAGCCGCCTATTATCTCAGGATAGCCAGGGCCTTTTTCTCCTTTTCCGACGAGCCCCCCGCCCACAGAAGGCCTCATCCCGTTACCTTCAGAGCTGTATTGTTCCTGTCGATCCTCTGCCTTGCCCTGGCCGTAATCCCTCTTATCCCCTGGTTCAGGGATTTCCTCGGCGATATAGGGATTTACGGAATGAGCGGCGACCTTTATCGAAATGTGGTGTCGCCGTGA
- a CDS encoding two-component system sensor histidine kinase NtrB: MSERFEGRGENGREDADLRLKIVGLGGVSGRKSYYPELQRKVRELEREIEERRLAEDELRRLRAYLENVIDSMPSVLVAVDPDFNVTQWNRGAEILTGVEEPNALGRSLVSVFPELETQLDSIRQSLSDREPRFMKKVSSSSEGEGRLEDITVYPLIANGLQGAVIRIDDVTEQVRLEEMMIQSEKMLSVGGLAAGMAHEINNPLAGILQSAAVLRNRLLSSMPANEKAAAESGIDMEGLRRYLDSRKIPDMLDAIQESSERAAGIVKEMLSFARKGKDHLPCDLPSLMDRTLELAKNDYDLKKKFDFRGIEIFKEYDDDLPEVRCEPGQIQQVLLNLMKNASQAMWEAHVERPKLYLSVLDKGDYVRLVVQDNGPGVSDEVARRVFEPFFTTKKVGEGTGLGLSVSYFIVVENHDGAMSLERLDGGGCRFMVDLPAGGDERV; encoded by the coding sequence ATGTCAGAGCGCTTTGAGGGCCGAGGAGAAAACGGACGGGAGGACGCCGACCTTCGGTTGAAGATCGTGGGTTTGGGAGGCGTGTCCGGCAGAAAGAGCTATTATCCCGAGCTGCAGAGAAAGGTCAGAGAGCTGGAGAGGGAGATAGAGGAGCGTCGTCTCGCGGAGGACGAGCTGAGGCGACTTCGTGCTTATCTGGAGAACGTCATAGACTCTATGCCCTCGGTTTTGGTGGCGGTCGACCCCGACTTCAACGTGACCCAGTGGAACAGAGGGGCGGAAATACTGACCGGAGTGGAGGAGCCGAACGCTTTAGGCCGATCTCTGGTATCGGTCTTTCCCGAGTTGGAGACTCAATTGGACAGCATAAGGCAGTCCTTGTCGGACAGGGAGCCTAGATTTATGAAGAAGGTTTCGTCCTCTTCCGAGGGAGAGGGGCGTTTAGAGGACATAACGGTCTATCCCCTTATAGCCAACGGATTACAGGGTGCGGTTATTCGAATCGACGACGTCACGGAGCAGGTTCGTCTGGAAGAGATGATGATACAATCGGAGAAGATGCTTTCGGTCGGGGGGCTGGCAGCCGGTATGGCACACGAGATAAACAACCCTCTGGCCGGGATACTTCAGAGCGCCGCCGTCTTAAGAAACAGGTTGCTATCCTCCATGCCGGCGAACGAAAAAGCCGCTGCCGAATCGGGCATCGACATGGAGGGACTGCGGCGCTATCTGGACTCCAGAAAGATACCGGATATGTTGGATGCCATACAGGAATCCAGCGAAAGGGCCGCAGGGATAGTCAAGGAGATGCTCAGTTTCGCCAGAAAAGGGAAGGACCATCTTCCCTGCGATCTTCCGTCTCTGATGGATCGAACCCTGGAATTGGCTAAAAACGACTATGACCTGAAGAAAAAATTCGATTTCAGGGGGATCGAGATCTTTAAAGAATACGACGACGATCTTCCCGAGGTCAGATGCGAGCCCGGGCAGATTCAACAGGTTCTGCTGAACCTGATGAAAAACGCCTCTCAGGCGATGTGGGAGGCCCATGTGGAGAGACCGAAACTCTATCTCTCTGTCCTCGACAAAGGGGACTACGTAAGGCTCGTGGTTCAGGACAACGGGCCGGGCGTTTCCGACGAGGTTGCCAGAAGGGTGTTTGAGCCCTTTTTCACCACAAAAAAAGTCGGGGAGGGAACCGGCCTGGGGCTATCGGTGTCTTATTTCATAGTGGTTGAGAACCACGATGGAGCGATGTCCTTGGAGAGGCTCGACGGTGGAGGGTGTAGATTTATGGTGGATCTTCCTGCAGGAGGGGATGAGCGAGTTTGA
- a CDS encoding sodium:proton antiporter: MEMMFLGYGSAIAVFCIGVYTIVTKKNLFKTVVGLSLMEGGVLLFMVTSGFVPGGGAPLLPLGPGGSVNPLPHSFTLTAIVIGASDVALALAFIIKIHRHYGTVDIDKIRGLRG; this comes from the coding sequence ATGGAAATGATGTTTTTGGGATATGGATCGGCTATAGCCGTATTCTGTATCGGGGTCTACACTATCGTCACCAAGAAAAACCTTTTCAAGACGGTGGTTGGTCTCTCTCTGATGGAGGGGGGCGTTTTGCTGTTTATGGTGACCTCGGGGTTCGTCCCCGGCGGGGGCGCTCCTCTTCTGCCTCTGGGGCCCGGAGGTTCTGTCAATCCTCTTCCTCATTCCTTCACCTTGACCGCCATCGTTATAGGGGCTAGCGACGTCGCCTTGGCCCTGGCCTTTATCATAAAGATCCACAGGCACTACGGGACCGTGGACATAGACAAGATAAGGGGATTGAGAGGATGA
- the mnhG gene encoding monovalent cation/H(+) antiporter subunit G, translating into MSVFIGLLSSFLMALGLFFAFASVVGLIRFPDVYTRVHAGTKALSGGAMLILIGVAVRAPSWQGTVKSVLIALFFLATNPLASHAISRACYRHGIAPYGTVLDEYGEAMEDRT; encoded by the coding sequence ATGAGCGTCTTCATCGGCCTTTTGTCCTCCTTCCTGATGGCTCTGGGGCTGTTTTTCGCCTTCGCCTCGGTGGTCGGGTTGATCCGCTTTCCCGACGTATACACCAGGGTTCACGCCGGCACTAAGGCTCTGTCCGGAGGGGCTATGCTGATATTGATAGGGGTGGCCGTTAGAGCTCCTTCCTGGCAGGGCACGGTCAAGTCCGTTTTGATTGCCCTCTTTTTTCTGGCGACCAACCCACTGGCGTCCCATGCCATCTCTCGGGCCTGCTATCGTCACGGAATAGCCCCTTACGGAACGGTGTTGGACGAGTACGGAGAGGCCATGGAGGATCGAACATGA
- a CDS encoding response regulator, translating into MTRVMVVDDDLSVCATLVAFLEDCGYEVFSFNSGEGAYEWIRSNRVDVAVVDLRLPAMSGDRLILHMRELYPDLPCVIYTGSPDFDPGSRYVELEDVPVFRKPLVDLTVLLDEIQALSQEVSNHGVDHGSGR; encoded by the coding sequence TTGACTCGTGTTATGGTGGTGGACGACGATCTGAGCGTTTGCGCTACTTTAGTGGCTTTCTTGGAGGATTGCGGCTATGAGGTTTTCTCCTTCAACTCCGGGGAAGGTGCGTACGAATGGATTAGATCTAACCGGGTGGACGTGGCCGTGGTCGACCTTAGGCTTCCCGCCATGTCGGGGGATCGGCTGATTCTTCACATGAGGGAGCTTTACCCGGATCTTCCCTGCGTGATTTATACCGGTTCTCCCGATTTCGACCCCGGCTCCCGATATGTCGAGCTGGAGGATGTCCCGGTGTTCAGGAAACCTCTAGTCGACCTGACCGTATTGTTGGACGAGATACAGGCCCTTTCCCAGGAGGTGTCAAATCATGGCGTCGATCATGGTAGTGGACGATAA
- the ercA gene encoding alcohol dehydrogenase-like regulatory protein ErcA produces MERFDELRRFVMPEVVFGPGAVDLVGSCAANLGLNRVLLVTDQGVLSTDWVRRAWESLDREGVEWRIFSDINSNPRSTQIMKGVDSYIEGECDGLVAVGGGSPMDSAKGIGIVVSNGGHILDFKGIDKVAVPMPPLICIPTTGGSSADVSQFAIVNDENRGVKVAIISKAIVPDMALVDYHTLSTMDCYLTACTTLDALTHAFEAYVSTGSSAISDLYALSAVELISQNLFKALEEDSDRREIMMASLEAGLAFSNASLGAVHAMAHALGGYLDLPHGECNALLLSTVVDRNFHGAPSRYRELARRISIPVDGLSDDEVRVRLVRAINDLRESSGISGGLRARGVTEDQIPLLASYAFDDPCMVTNPVRLEREDLEELYVRAL; encoded by the coding sequence ATGGAACGTTTCGACGAGCTCAGAAGGTTCGTTATGCCGGAGGTGGTATTCGGTCCGGGGGCGGTGGATCTGGTCGGATCATGTGCCGCCAACCTCGGTTTGAACAGGGTCCTGTTGGTGACCGATCAGGGGGTACTGTCCACTGATTGGGTTCGAAGAGCCTGGGAATCCCTCGATAGGGAGGGCGTCGAGTGGCGGATTTTTTCCGACATAAACTCCAATCCGAGATCGACTCAGATCATGAAAGGCGTGGACTCATACATCGAAGGTGAGTGCGACGGTTTGGTCGCGGTAGGCGGTGGAAGTCCCATGGACAGCGCAAAGGGTATCGGGATAGTGGTGTCCAACGGCGGACATATCCTCGATTTTAAGGGGATAGACAAGGTAGCCGTGCCCATGCCTCCTCTGATCTGTATCCCAACCACCGGAGGCAGTTCCGCCGATGTCTCTCAGTTTGCGATAGTAAACGACGAGAACAGAGGGGTAAAGGTAGCGATAATAAGCAAGGCTATCGTTCCCGACATGGCTCTGGTGGACTATCACACCCTTTCAACCATGGACTGTTATCTCACTGCCTGTACCACCTTGGACGCATTGACTCATGCTTTCGAGGCTTATGTGTCGACCGGCAGTTCGGCTATATCCGATCTCTACGCTCTTTCCGCCGTCGAACTCATATCTCAGAATCTGTTCAAGGCGCTGGAGGAGGACTCGGATCGACGGGAGATAATGATGGCCAGTCTGGAAGCAGGTCTGGCCTTCTCCAACGCCAGCTTGGGAGCGGTTCACGCCATGGCTCACGCATTGGGCGGTTATCTGGACCTGCCCCACGGAGAGTGCAACGCCTTGTTGCTGTCCACCGTGGTGGACCGTAATTTCCACGGCGCTCCCTCCAGGTATAGAGAGTTGGCCCGGAGGATATCGATTCCGGTGGACGGTCTCTCCGACGACGAGGTCCGGGTTAGATTGGTTAGGGCCATTAACGACCTTAGGGAATCCTCCGGGATATCCGGTGGTCTAAGGGCCAGAGGCGTGACGGAGGATCAGATTCCCCTGTTGGCTTCATATGCCTTCGACGACCCCTGTATGGTGACCAACCCGGTCAGGCTAGAGAGAGAGGATCTGGAGGAACTGTATGTCAGAGCGCTTTGA
- the mbhE gene encoding hydrogen gas-evolving membrane-bound hydrogenase subunit E yields the protein MRLLRSRLPAAALCICLGWWLWRGLFFSCCELDGPAAHYVANTASETGASNIVSAILFDYRGFDTLGEATVIYTTVCGVALMFSRSRFRRSGWGLSFIVKRGLGLVVPFLMLYAFSIVIMGHLTPGGGFQGGAVFATVTILFCIVYGSSFEASRISPKTKETLESSGALLFTLVGLFGLAQGAGFLSNIGAGFPAGSLGSLASAGAIPLLNLAIAMKVGAGLSTLFYSMVKILEDPVEGPPPEV from the coding sequence ATGAGACTCCTTCGGTCACGACTGCCCGCCGCGGCTCTGTGTATTTGCCTGGGATGGTGGCTTTGGAGGGGACTCTTTTTTTCCTGTTGCGAATTGGACGGCCCAGCCGCTCATTACGTGGCGAACACCGCGAGTGAAACCGGGGCGTCGAACATCGTTTCCGCCATTCTCTTCGATTACAGGGGATTCGATACCTTGGGAGAGGCCACGGTGATATACACCACGGTGTGCGGAGTCGCTTTGATGTTTTCCCGAAGTCGTTTTCGCCGTTCCGGCTGGGGGCTGTCCTTTATAGTCAAGAGGGGGTTGGGACTGGTCGTCCCGTTCCTGATGCTTTACGCTTTTTCCATAGTTATCATGGGCCATCTTACACCGGGAGGCGGATTTCAGGGCGGTGCCGTCTTTGCCACGGTCACCATTCTGTTCTGCATAGTCTACGGATCCTCCTTCGAGGCCTCCAGGATAAGCCCTAAGACCAAGGAAACCCTGGAGTCGTCGGGGGCCCTCCTCTTCACCCTGGTAGGGCTGTTCGGTCTGGCCCAGGGAGCCGGCTTTCTCTCCAATATCGGAGCCGGTTTTCCCGCCGGTTCCCTTGGAAGCCTTGCGAGCGCCGGAGCTATTCCTCTTTTGAACTTGGCCATAGCCATGAAGGTAGGTGCCGGGCTTTCCACCCTTTTCTACAGCATGGTCAAGATACTGGAGGACCCGGTGGAGGGGCCTCCTCCGGAGGTGTGA
- a CDS encoding DUF5320 family protein, whose protein sequence is MPGRDATGPLGGGPGTGRGLGGCVSGVAGRGAGFGRGRGFGRGFGRCFGFIDPGVVGNQEGDMSRRIALLEEKIDRLIEEKGEE, encoded by the coding sequence ATGCCTGGTAGAGATGCCACTGGTCCTCTCGGAGGAGGTCCCGGAACCGGAAGGGGTCTGGGAGGTTGCGTCTCCGGAGTCGCAGGTCGCGGTGCGGGTTTTGGCCGAGGACGTGGTTTCGGGAGAGGCTTCGGGCGTTGTTTCGGTTTTATCGATCCCGGAGTCGTCGGGAACCAGGAGGGCGATATGTCTCGCAGAATCGCTCTTTTGGAGGAGAAGATAGACCGGCTAATCGAGGAAAAAGGCGAAGAGTAA
- a CDS encoding monovalent cation/H+ antiporter complex subunit F — MIYIVLWGLLFAGLAGFSRVVMGPTVPDRIVAADTVSTILTTFLAVLYLLFDDMVFLDVALAFAVLSFVDVLVMAKYFEHGELHL, encoded by the coding sequence ATGATCTATATCGTCCTTTGGGGGTTGCTTTTCGCCGGTTTAGCAGGGTTTTCTAGGGTCGTCATGGGGCCTACCGTTCCGGACCGAATAGTCGCAGCGGACACGGTCTCCACTATATTGACCACCTTTCTGGCGGTCCTCTATCTGCTATTCGACGATATGGTCTTTCTGGACGTGGCTCTGGCTTTCGCCGTGTTGTCCTTCGTGGACGTCCTGGTTATGGCGAAATATTTCGAGCATGGGGAGCTACATCTATGA
- a CDS encoding Na(+)/H(+) antiporter subunit B encodes MTVYLVGFICAFLIFTAIVAAEAEDILSSVIALSVFGVLLAILFALFRAPDVALTQAIINSGLVTSLFLVAYSQTEKGREFDRKDDLK; translated from the coding sequence ATGACCGTCTATCTGGTAGGTTTTATCTGTGCGTTTTTGATCTTCACCGCCATAGTGGCGGCCGAGGCGGAGGACATACTGAGCTCGGTCATAGCCCTTTCCGTCTTCGGAGTCTTGCTGGCCATACTGTTCGCCCTTTTCAGGGCTCCCGACGTTGCTTTGACCCAGGCGATAATAAACTCCGGTCTCGTGACGTCCCTTTTTTTGGTCGCATACAGCCAGACCGAGAAGGGGCGGGAGTTCGATAGGAAGGACGATCTGAAATGA
- a CDS encoding complex I subunit 5 family protein has protein sequence MIALAVFMTLCIDLYVRRRSPMPCLFCLFACLAALASSWFSFTVWVELSSIVLAFMVGKKDRPTARFYLYSQLLGGGLLLMASAMGNPSDGGLLSIGPVPSSLVPLFYVALGIKAALPLLHFWLPRTHSKAPVEASVLLSGYAVKMGIYGMVRMSLGPSPWLLFAGVFMALYGALQGVIQRDAKRLLAYSTMGQLGFMVSSLAAGTDLGRCGCVALVLGHALSKGLLFLSVGEIEKRYGTRDLAELGRGMKDLPWLFPFFAVGALSLAGAPLTAGGWGKSMVKAGVEGSPFVEACLFLAGLGTVLSLCKLGYYAFLRPFKRNFPTPPSVSPEKGVVGALSLFCVAILAVGVFPPFGSAELSLYPLKSLVIAVVLFCLVPRPFVPAYSPLDVDDLLPLLRSLSMTIANRILEAHSGNLTRYLFYLAVVAVFLMVAMGI, from the coding sequence ATGATCGCTCTCGCGGTTTTCATGACCCTCTGCATAGACCTGTACGTCAGGCGGAGGTCTCCTATGCCGTGTCTGTTCTGTCTTTTCGCCTGCCTAGCCGCTTTGGCCTCCTCGTGGTTTTCCTTTACCGTGTGGGTAGAGCTGTCCTCTATAGTATTGGCCTTTATGGTGGGGAAAAAAGACCGTCCTACCGCTCGTTTCTATCTGTACTCTCAGCTTCTCGGAGGGGGCTTGCTTCTCATGGCTTCCGCCATGGGAAACCCTTCAGACGGTGGGTTACTGTCGATAGGCCCGGTTCCGTCTTCTCTGGTGCCTCTGTTCTATGTGGCCCTGGGAATCAAGGCGGCTTTGCCCCTGCTTCATTTCTGGCTTCCGAGAACCCACAGCAAGGCTCCTGTCGAGGCTAGCGTCCTGCTGTCAGGTTATGCCGTCAAGATGGGAATATACGGCATGGTTCGCATGTCTCTGGGGCCGTCTCCCTGGTTGCTTTTCGCCGGGGTCTTTATGGCCCTTTATGGAGCCCTTCAGGGAGTAATTCAGAGGGATGCCAAGAGGCTGTTGGCATACAGCACCATGGGACAACTGGGGTTTATGGTGTCGTCTCTGGCGGCCGGAACCGATCTGGGAAGATGCGGCTGCGTGGCTCTCGTTTTAGGTCATGCCCTGAGCAAGGGACTTCTCTTTCTATCTGTAGGGGAGATAGAGAAAAGATACGGCACCAGGGATCTGGCGGAGCTTGGGCGGGGCATGAAGGATCTTCCTTGGCTTTTCCCGTTTTTCGCGGTAGGAGCCCTTTCCCTGGCGGGGGCTCCTTTGACCGCCGGGGGATGGGGGAAATCCATGGTCAAGGCTGGGGTGGAAGGGTCCCCTTTCGTAGAGGCGTGCCTTTTCCTCGCCGGATTGGGAACGGTCCTGTCTTTGTGTAAACTGGGGTACTATGCTTTTCTCCGCCCCTTCAAGAGGAATTTTCCAACACCTCCGTCCGTTTCTCCGGAAAAAGGCGTCGTCGGTGCTCTCTCCCTGTTCTGCGTCGCCATCTTGGCAGTAGGTGTGTTCCCCCCCTTCGGATCGGCGGAGCTCTCCCTTTATCCGTTAAAGTCCCTTGTGATCGCCGTCGTGTTATTCTGCCTTGTTCCCCGGCCTTTCGTCCCGGCATATAGTCCCCTGGACGTAGACGACCTTCTTCCTCTTTTGAGAAGTCTTTCTATGACGATAGCTAATCGCATCTTAGAGGCCCATTCGGGCAACCTGACGAGGTATCTTTTCTATCTCGCGGTCGTGGCCGTCTTTTTGATGGTAGCTATGGGAATCTGA
- a CDS encoding proton-conducting transporter membrane subunit — protein MSFSVDPLSSVMIVLALFMTGCSYAYGNWKTPAQRWAPWCFCLFACLSAVASDWLVFIFFMELSSFALAAMIGKKDRPAAWIYLYSQLIGGALLLLAVAIGSAGGPILPMGPVPSGLFPLFVLALGFKAALPILHFWLPIAHGRASAEVSAVLSGYVVKMGIYGLLRAAEGPSVSLLCIGAVMALYGVFQALMQHDGKRLLAYHTMSQLGFIVAAIGSGTALGRAAAMAHLVSHCLFKGLLFLTAGGLEDSYGTRDLRYLGTAAREVPLLFALFLVGATSIAGFPGTSGYVSKSLIKLSLGDYPAVMWSLQIAGVGTVLSFCKFGIYGYLRTARSGVSRAPLVGKPSSRRFKVMVAMAVATLGVGFFHRWLPFFPADSPSLWTLEKALSASCPIIVGSAIFATFPGVFSPGDGHFPDVEDFLPRLSSLCLDSLSFMRKLHCGRLRFYLAAAILSGLSILWLLSF, from the coding sequence ATGTCGTTTAGTGTCGATCCCCTTTCGTCCGTAATGATAGTCCTGGCTTTGTTCATGACCGGCTGTTCCTATGCCTACGGTAACTGGAAGACCCCAGCTCAGAGGTGGGCCCCTTGGTGTTTCTGTCTCTTTGCCTGCCTCTCAGCGGTTGCCTCCGATTGGTTGGTCTTTATCTTTTTCATGGAGCTTTCGTCATTTGCCCTGGCCGCCATGATCGGGAAGAAGGACAGACCGGCCGCCTGGATATATCTATATTCACAGCTTATCGGCGGGGCTCTGTTGTTGCTGGCTGTGGCAATAGGTTCGGCAGGAGGGCCGATACTTCCGATGGGACCGGTCCCCAGCGGCCTGTTTCCTCTGTTCGTGTTGGCGCTCGGTTTCAAGGCCGCCCTCCCGATACTTCATTTTTGGCTTCCGATCGCCCACGGTAGAGCCTCCGCCGAGGTCAGCGCCGTCCTTTCCGGCTACGTGGTCAAGATGGGGATCTACGGTCTTCTCCGAGCTGCAGAGGGGCCTTCGGTTTCTCTTTTATGTATCGGTGCCGTCATGGCCCTCTATGGGGTCTTTCAGGCCCTCATGCAGCACGACGGAAAGAGGCTTTTGGCCTATCACACCATGAGTCAGTTGGGTTTTATAGTGGCCGCCATCGGCAGCGGTACGGCTCTGGGCCGAGCCGCCGCCATGGCCCATCTGGTGTCCCATTGCCTTTTCAAGGGGTTGCTCTTCCTCACTGCCGGAGGACTGGAGGACTCCTACGGGACCAGAGATCTCCGCTACCTCGGGACGGCTGCGAGGGAGGTTCCGCTTTTATTCGCTCTGTTCCTGGTGGGGGCTACTTCCATAGCCGGATTTCCCGGGACCAGCGGATATGTGTCTAAATCCCTTATAAAGCTTTCCTTGGGCGACTATCCTGCGGTAATGTGGTCTCTACAGATAGCCGGGGTTGGGACAGTCCTGTCCTTCTGTAAGTTCGGCATATACGGTTACCTTCGTACCGCCCGTTCCGGGGTGTCTCGGGCTCCTTTGGTGGGGAAACCGAGTTCGAGAAGGTTCAAGGTCATGGTCGCGATGGCGGTCGCCACTTTGGGAGTAGGCTTCTTCCATCGTTGGCTCCCGTTTTTTCCGGCAGACAGCCCCTCGTTGTGGACGTTGGAAAAAGCGCTGTCGGCGTCATGTCCGATAATCGTAGGTTCTGCCATCTTCGCCACTTTCCCCGGGGTATTTTCCCCTGGAGACGGACATTTCCCCGATGTAGAGGACTTTCTTCCACGTTTAAGTTCTCTGTGTTTAGACTCTCTTTCTTTTATGAGAAAACTCCATTGCGGAAGGCTTAGGTTCTATCTGGCCGCCGCGATTCTCTCCGGTCTATCGATACTTTGGCTTTTGTCCTTCTAG